From Micromonospora echinospora, one genomic window encodes:
- a CDS encoding ABC transporter ATP-binding protein produces MEQGLALHQVRVRFGGLTALDDVSLRVPATGVLGVIGPNGAGKTTLFNVVCGFVTPESGSLTLDGRPLRPRPHRLNRLGIARTLQGTGLFPGLTVLENVMTGATHTARAGFLSALFGLPRSDRDERRLRRHALAVLDELGIAGHADAAPATLPFAVRQRVALARALAARPRLLLLDEPAGGLGAEDIDDLAELVRGLPRRDPDPCAVLLVEHHMDLVMAVCDEVTVLDFGKVIASGTPEQIRDDPAVTDAYLGAAVDGSAT; encoded by the coding sequence ATGGAGCAAGGGCTCGCACTGCACCAGGTCAGGGTGCGCTTCGGCGGCCTCACCGCCCTCGACGACGTCTCGCTCCGGGTGCCCGCCACCGGTGTCCTCGGCGTGATCGGCCCGAACGGGGCCGGCAAGACCACCCTCTTCAACGTGGTCTGCGGATTCGTGACGCCGGAGTCGGGTTCGCTGACGCTCGACGGTCGGCCGCTGCGTCCGCGACCGCACCGGCTGAACCGGCTCGGCATCGCCCGCACGCTCCAGGGCACCGGACTCTTCCCCGGGCTCACCGTGCTGGAGAACGTGATGACCGGCGCCACGCACACCGCCCGCGCCGGCTTCCTGTCGGCCCTGTTCGGCCTGCCACGCAGCGACCGCGACGAGCGCCGGCTGCGGCGGCACGCCCTCGCCGTCCTCGACGAGCTGGGCATCGCCGGGCACGCCGACGCCGCGCCGGCGACCCTGCCCTTCGCCGTACGGCAGCGGGTCGCGCTGGCCCGCGCGCTCGCCGCCCGACCCCGGCTGCTCCTGCTCGACGAACCCGCCGGGGGCCTCGGCGCCGAGGACATCGACGACCTGGCGGAGCTGGTCCGGGGACTGCCCCGGCGCGACCCGGACCCCTGCGCGGTTCTGCTGGTCGAGCACCACATGGACCTGGTGATGGCGGTCTGCGACGAGGTGACCGTGCTCGACTTCGGCAAGGTCATCGCCAGCGGCACCCCCGAGCAGATCCGCGACGACCCGGCCGTCACCGACGCGTACCTCGGCGCGGCCGTCGACGGATCCGCGACATGA
- a CDS encoding ABC transporter ATP-binding protein — protein MTTDALLAVDGLVAGYGAAPVLHAVDLTVAPGTIVAVVGANGAGKTTLLRALSGMLRPSDGRITLAGEDLRGVPVEQLVRRGMAHVPEGRGVVGELTVDENLRLGGLWRRDRADAARALDEVYQLFPPLARRRRHLGHQLSGGERQMLALGRALVGRPRLLLLDEPSLGLAPRVVAQTMALLRRLRDDTGLTVLLVEQNVRSALRIADQGVVMALGRVVTTAPAARLRDDAELRHAYLGF, from the coding sequence ATGACCACCGACGCCCTGCTCGCGGTCGATGGTCTGGTCGCCGGCTACGGAGCCGCGCCGGTGCTGCACGCGGTCGACCTCACGGTGGCGCCGGGCACCATCGTCGCCGTGGTCGGCGCCAACGGCGCCGGCAAGACCACCCTGCTGCGCGCCCTCTCCGGCATGCTCCGCCCGAGCGACGGTCGGATCACCCTGGCCGGGGAGGACCTGCGGGGCGTGCCGGTGGAGCAGCTCGTCCGGCGCGGCATGGCGCACGTGCCGGAGGGACGGGGCGTGGTCGGCGAGCTGACCGTGGACGAGAACCTGCGCCTCGGCGGGCTGTGGCGCCGGGACCGCGCCGACGCCGCCCGAGCCCTCGACGAGGTCTACCAGCTCTTCCCGCCCCTGGCGCGGCGCCGTCGGCACCTCGGCCATCAGCTCTCCGGCGGCGAACGGCAGATGCTCGCCCTCGGCCGGGCGCTCGTCGGCCGTCCCCGGCTGCTCCTGCTGGACGAGCCGTCCCTCGGGCTGGCGCCCCGGGTGGTCGCCCAGACCATGGCGCTGCTGCGGCGCCTCCGCGACGACACCGGGCTGACCGTGCTCCTGGTCGAGCAGAACGTGCGCAGCGCGCTCCGGATCGCCGACCAGGGGGTGGTGATGGCCCTCGGCCGGGTCGTCACCACCGCGCCGGCCGCCCGACTCCGGGACGACGCCGAGCTGCGCCACGCCTACCTCGGATTCTGA
- a CDS encoding branched-chain amino acid ABC transporter permease → MDRFLFLTLDGLSRGAVYAAFALSLVLIWRAARIVNFAQGAMAVAAAYVAYSVSTATGSYWLGFLAALVAGLLLGALVDVAVMRFVDHRSPLNPVIVALGLVLLIQAVLGMLYGNEFRPVGTPFDRGALTVGGLALLSPYDLFVFLAVAVVVVALAWTFTRTAVGLRMRAAAFAPEVSRLLGVNVGGMLTLGWALASGVGALAGMLVIPTELGLHPHAMDLVFVSAFTAAVVGGLDSPPGAVVGGLVVGLLLSYVSGYAGGDVTSLAVLGLLLAVLLVRPGGLFAPVTARRV, encoded by the coding sequence TTGGACCGCTTCCTCTTCCTCACCCTCGACGGCCTGTCGAGGGGCGCGGTCTACGCCGCGTTCGCGCTGTCCCTGGTGCTGATCTGGCGGGCCGCCCGGATCGTCAACTTCGCCCAGGGAGCGATGGCGGTGGCCGCCGCCTACGTGGCCTACAGCGTCTCCACCGCCACCGGCTCCTACTGGCTTGGCTTCCTGGCCGCGCTGGTCGCCGGACTGCTCCTCGGCGCGCTCGTCGACGTGGCCGTCATGCGCTTCGTCGACCACCGCTCCCCGCTCAACCCGGTGATCGTCGCGCTGGGGCTGGTCCTGCTGATCCAGGCCGTCCTCGGCATGCTCTACGGCAACGAGTTCCGCCCGGTGGGGACGCCGTTCGACCGGGGCGCGCTGACCGTCGGCGGGCTCGCCCTGCTCTCGCCGTACGACCTGTTCGTGTTCCTGGCGGTCGCGGTGGTGGTCGTCGCGCTGGCCTGGACCTTCACCCGCACCGCGGTGGGCCTGCGGATGCGGGCGGCGGCCTTCGCCCCCGAGGTCTCCCGCCTGCTCGGGGTGAACGTCGGCGGCATGCTGACCCTCGGCTGGGCGCTCGCCTCCGGGGTCGGCGCCCTGGCCGGCATGTTGGTCATCCCGACCGAGCTGGGCCTGCATCCGCACGCGATGGACCTGGTCTTCGTCTCGGCGTTCACCGCCGCCGTGGTCGGCGGGCTGGACAGTCCGCCCGGGGCGGTCGTCGGTGGTCTCGTCGTCGGGCTGCTGCTGTCGTACGTCAGCGGCTACGCCGGTGGCGACGTCACCTCCCTCGCGGTGCTCGGGTTGCTGCTCGCGGTGCTGCTGGTCCGTCCCGGCGGTCTCTTCGCCCCGGTCACCGCGAGGCGGGTGTGA
- a CDS encoding branched-chain amino acid ABC transporter permease: MSATRAAAPPTRPPAGPGVRPSDGPRGSTLLRHLTWTVVGALALLVVSYQLEPFRSFQLATVAAYLCATAGLTVLTGLNGQLSLGHGALMATGAYTVALCQTAFLDRGITGGWVLPVSLGAAILTTVAVGAVVGVAAARLRGPYLAGVTLAVAVVVPALTVTFDGVFNGEQGLSVPVDPPPAALGLDFPYERWQLWVAGSASLLALLLLGNLVRSRFGRTFRAVRDDEVAARLAGIHVARTQVLAFVVSAACAGLGGALLAVLAQSASPGAFSLTLSLFLLMAVVVGGLGSLAGAFWGAVLLVALPDLTHTLTERLALSPAMAQRLEGNLPLAIFGITLVVVMIAAPGGVQGLLSRLVRPLLARLPSRRS, encoded by the coding sequence GTGAGCGCCACCCGGGCGGCGGCCCCACCGACGCGCCCGCCGGCCGGTCCGGGCGTCCGGCCGTCCGACGGGCCCCGTGGCTCGACCCTGCTGCGTCACCTGACCTGGACCGTGGTCGGCGCGCTGGCCCTGCTGGTCGTCAGCTACCAGCTGGAACCGTTCCGCAGCTTCCAGCTCGCCACCGTGGCCGCCTACCTCTGCGCGACCGCCGGGCTGACCGTGCTCACCGGACTCAACGGGCAGCTCTCGCTCGGACACGGCGCGCTGATGGCCACCGGCGCCTACACCGTCGCCCTCTGCCAGACCGCCTTTCTCGACCGGGGGATCACCGGCGGCTGGGTGCTCCCGGTCTCGCTGGGGGCGGCGATCCTGACCACGGTCGCGGTCGGCGCCGTCGTCGGGGTGGCGGCGGCCCGGCTGCGGGGCCCGTACCTGGCCGGGGTCACCCTGGCCGTCGCGGTCGTGGTGCCGGCGCTGACCGTCACCTTCGACGGCGTGTTCAACGGCGAGCAGGGGCTGTCCGTCCCGGTCGACCCGCCGCCGGCGGCGCTCGGCCTCGACTTCCCCTACGAACGGTGGCAGCTCTGGGTCGCCGGGTCGGCCAGCCTGCTCGCCCTGCTGCTGCTCGGCAACCTGGTGCGCAGCCGGTTCGGCCGGACGTTCCGGGCGGTCCGCGACGACGAGGTGGCGGCCCGGCTGGCCGGCATCCACGTCGCGCGTACCCAGGTCCTCGCCTTCGTGGTCAGCGCGGCCTGCGCCGGGCTCGGCGGGGCCCTGCTCGCGGTGCTGGCCCAGAGCGCGTCACCCGGCGCCTTCTCCCTGACGCTCTCGCTCTTCCTGCTGATGGCCGTGGTCGTCGGTGGTCTGGGCAGCCTCGCCGGCGCGTTCTGGGGCGCTGTCCTGCTGGTCGCCCTGCCGGACCTGACACACACCCTCACCGAGCGACTCGCCCTCTCGCCGGCCATGGCCCAGCGGCTGGAGGGCAACCTTCCGCTGGCGATCTTCGGGATCACGTTGGTCGTCGTCATGATCGCCGCGCCCGGCGGCGTGCAGGGTCTCCTCTCCCGCCTGGTCCGGCCGCTGCTCGCCCGGTTGCCCTCGCGGCGGTCCTGA